In Fodinibius saliphilus, a genomic segment contains:
- a CDS encoding type VI secretion system-associated protein TagO: protein MKKLLLATLIVLFTSNVQAQSESFESYVQKLIQISQIESNDERLSEYDLLAEEARLLLDRLNQSESAGDWQVQTKTNPLDDTKTVVGVIEASQGTNEYGRSPVLVARCQSFEINFYINWGQYLGDNARVTYRLGDDESQTSRWSLSTDSQATFFPRGVTDFLKEMQNHDRFVAQITPYNSSPITAVFNIGGGESIIPDILSCGN, encoded by the coding sequence ATGAAAAAACTTCTACTTGCTACACTAATTGTTTTGTTTACATCAAATGTACAAGCACAATCCGAAAGTTTTGAAAGTTACGTTCAAAAGCTTATTCAGATTTCACAAATTGAATCAAACGATGAAAGACTTAGTGAGTACGACTTGCTCGCTGAAGAAGCTCGTTTATTATTAGATAGATTAAATCAATCTGAAAGTGCAGGAGATTGGCAAGTTCAAACTAAAACGAACCCACTTGATGATACAAAAACTGTAGTCGGTGTTATTGAAGCAAGCCAAGGAACAAATGAATATGGCAGAAGTCCTGTTTTAGTTGCTAGGTGTCAAAGTTTTGAAATAAATTTTTATATAAACTGGGGTCAATATTTAGGAGATAATGCCCGAGTTACATATAGGTTAGGAGATGATGAGTCTCAAACTAGCCGATGGAGTCTTTCCACCGATTCACAAGCCACCTTCTTTCCTAGGGGTGTAACCGACTTCCTAAAAGAAATGCAAAATCATGATAGGTTTGTTGCCCAAATAACACCTTATAATTCAAGTCCAATTACAGCAGTTTTTAATATTGGCGGTGGTGAAAGTATTATTCCTGATATTTTATCTTGTGGCAATTAA
- a CDS encoding VOC family protein, with translation MREDKILGLRTVIYKVDDLQKAQKWYSNILDKPPYFAESFYVGFNVSGFELGLQPVEGELTKSSNEVAYWGVENIQKFYDRLIKLGADPVEKPQSVGGNIKTATVEDPWGNVFGIIYNPNFKAED, from the coding sequence ATGAGAGAGGACAAAATTTTAGGTCTTAGAACGGTAATTTATAAAGTTGATGATCTACAAAAAGCCCAAAAGTGGTATTCCAATATTCTCGACAAACCTCCTTATTTTGCTGAATCTTTTTATGTTGGATTTAATGTTTCAGGCTTTGAACTTGGGCTGCAACCTGTTGAAGGGGAATTAACAAAATCAAGTAATGAAGTTGCTTATTGGGGGGTAGAAAATATTCAAAAATTCTATGACCGATTAATTAAATTAGGTGCCGACCCTGTGGAGAAACCTCAGAGTGTTGGGGGAAATATAAAAACAGCCACCGTAGAAGATCCTTGGGGTAATGTATTTGGCATTATTTATAATCCAAATTTCAAAGCAGAAGATTAG
- a CDS encoding DUF4395 domain-containing protein yields the protein METNKNIGDVSNLSEARISRIKEQGYALGYSKDEICQHAVGNRFAYQMCTLLFTTGLILTNIPILAVAMLIAALTVFLPYHPFDYLYNHSLRHWLNRPKLPPRSAQAKFACGIASICLGVIIYLFYQSLYLWGYLLGGVLFVVAILVSTVDYCIPSKIYNALFQNDKAV from the coding sequence ATGGAAACAAATAAAAATATAGGAGATGTTTCTAACCTTTCCGAAGCTCGAATTTCACGAATTAAAGAGCAAGGTTATGCTTTGGGATATAGCAAAGATGAAATTTGTCAACATGCAGTCGGCAATCGGTTTGCCTATCAAATGTGTACACTATTATTCACTACTGGTCTTATTTTAACAAATATTCCCATCTTAGCAGTGGCCATGCTAATTGCTGCTTTGACAGTTTTTTTGCCTTACCATCCATTTGATTATCTCTATAATCACAGTTTGCGGCATTGGCTTAACAGACCTAAACTCCCACCGAGAAGTGCTCAAGCAAAATTTGCCTGTGGAATTGCTTCTATTTGCTTAGGTGTTATAATTTATTTGTTTTATCAATCACTATATCTATGGGGCTATTTGTTAGGAGGAGTATTATTTGTTGTTGCTATACTTGTCAGTACCGTTGATTATTGCATTCCTTCGAAAATTTATAACGCTTTATTTCAGAATGATAAAGCTGTTTAA
- the vapC gene encoding type II toxin-antitoxin system VapC family toxin, with the protein MAKQALNPLDCVHLGGKTLAIKAASNFRFLRSKGVTIRKTVDMLIGSWCIEHEVELLHHDKDFDQIATQLPLQIYAD; encoded by the coding sequence TTGGCCAAACAAGCTCTTAATCCGTTAGACTGTGTTCATTTGGGAGGGAAGACTCTGGCAATAAAAGCAGCATCTAATTTTCGTTTTCTTCGATCGAAAGGAGTAACAATTAGAAAAACGGTAGATATGCTCATCGGAAGTTGGTGCATTGAACATGAAGTGGAGCTACTCCATCATGATAAAGACTTTGACCAAATAGCAACCCAACTGCCACTACAAATTTATGCTGATTAG
- a CDS encoding HNH endonuclease translates to MSSTRECAYCGSKENLTKEHVIPDCINKRNPDQEISYFSRKNKIFGSDLTIKDVCEKCNNDYLSTLDQYICDLHDKYFSSYVETDEQIIFKYDYDLLLRSLLKILYNSSRVNKTRFKSLQKLKKYILHGENRPTHIKLYLKLITPYKLKFGELIKAPPEFKKTGKLPPEFTRVTTLSADIEKIDMPTVAFNSYYFMLAIPQKNITAQEQKEAISNLENLTDSPKQLLSKSDSLKTKGSSWDIAKVFKAQGLNSMKALLEYNARN, encoded by the coding sequence ATGAGTTCAACTAGAGAATGTGCTTACTGCGGAAGCAAAGAAAACCTAACGAAGGAACATGTCATTCCTGATTGCATTAACAAACGAAATCCAGACCAAGAGATAAGTTACTTTAGTAGAAAAAATAAGATTTTTGGAAGTGATTTAACTATCAAAGATGTTTGCGAAAAATGCAATAATGACTACCTCTCAACGCTTGATCAATATATCTGTGATTTACATGACAAATATTTCTCAAGTTATGTTGAAACTGATGAACAAATTATTTTCAAGTATGATTACGATCTACTGTTGCGAAGCCTTCTCAAAATACTATATAACTCTTCTAGAGTAAATAAAACTAGATTCAAAAGTTTACAGAAACTAAAAAAATATATATTACATGGTGAAAATAGGCCTACCCATATAAAACTTTATTTAAAATTAATTACACCTTACAAACTGAAGTTTGGTGAATTAATAAAAGCACCTCCAGAGTTTAAAAAAACTGGAAAGTTACCTCCTGAATTTACTCGTGTTACTACTTTATCTGCAGATATTGAAAAGATTGATATGCCAACGGTAGCTTTTAATTCATACTACTTTATGCTTGCAATTCCTCAAAAAAATATCACAGCACAAGAACAAAAAGAAGCAATTTCAAATTTAGAAAATCTAACTGATTCTCCTAAACAATTACTTTCAAAATCTGATTCACTCAAGACAAAAGGTTCAAGTTGGGATATAGCCAAGGTTTTTAAAGCCCAAGGTTTAAATTCAATGAAAGCCCTACTCGAATATAATGCTAGAAATTAG
- a CDS encoding sensor histidine kinase yields the protein MSGKKPRKDVENLVHGHNWEESPLGPMEEWPEAFSGLFKTILEIKIPILICWGESLISIYNDAYRPLLGKNPKVMGQSFKEISSEAREIVGRQINQVLTTGEPVLINNVKFPVYRNDKEETVWFDYSYSPIRDYKGDIKGIIKMAIDVTDRVRAESELTKLHKLINNDVSQQSLNLKDYKNQLQELIYRLNKAQTTESHKIGKLIHDHLGQLLALCIIKTDQLRGEVKEEGILAKIEDLKELLLKANDKTSEFINMLKPPPILEKDNLVELMQWLAEQMSNYNLEVTIEDDGNPKRVSEENHLVLYESVRELCFNVIKHAGIDELTVKLERTHNQIHIIVKDKGKGFDVEKEKNQFEIDGGYGLFNINERMKKLGGSMTIESQKEKGTKVHLIFPAID from the coding sequence ATGTCAGGTAAGAAGCCGAGGAAAGATGTGGAGAATTTAGTACACGGCCATAATTGGGAGGAATCCCCGCTGGGGCCAATGGAGGAGTGGCCGGAAGCCTTTTCTGGACTATTTAAAACGATTTTGGAGATCAAAATACCTATTCTAATATGTTGGGGAGAGAGTCTGATCAGTATTTATAATGATGCGTATCGACCTTTGTTGGGCAAAAATCCAAAGGTGATGGGACAATCATTTAAAGAAATTTCCAGCGAAGCTCGTGAAATTGTCGGGCGGCAAATTAACCAGGTTCTAACCACCGGTGAACCCGTTTTGATAAACAACGTAAAATTCCCGGTATATCGAAATGATAAGGAGGAAACGGTCTGGTTTGATTACTCTTACAGTCCAATTCGAGATTACAAAGGTGATATTAAGGGTATCATTAAAATGGCTATTGATGTTACCGATAGGGTTCGAGCGGAAAGCGAACTTACGAAACTGCATAAACTGATCAACAATGATGTATCTCAGCAATCTTTAAATTTGAAGGATTATAAAAATCAACTTCAGGAGCTGATCTATCGATTAAATAAAGCACAAACCACAGAAAGTCATAAGATCGGTAAGTTGATTCATGACCACTTGGGGCAACTACTGGCTTTATGTATTATTAAAACAGACCAGTTGCGAGGGGAAGTAAAGGAAGAGGGAATACTTGCAAAGATAGAAGATTTAAAAGAGCTCCTGCTGAAAGCAAATGACAAAACCTCAGAGTTTATCAATATGCTTAAACCTCCGCCAATCCTAGAAAAAGATAACCTTGTAGAGTTGATGCAATGGTTGGCAGAACAGATGAGCAATTATAACTTAGAAGTGACTATAGAGGATGACGGAAATCCAAAACGTGTTAGTGAAGAAAATCATTTGGTCCTGTATGAAAGCGTACGAGAACTTTGCTTTAATGTAATTAAGCATGCGGGCATAGACGAGCTGACTGTAAAACTCGAACGAACGCATAATCAAATTCATATCATTGTTAAAGACAAGGGAAAGGGATTCGACGTGGAGAAAGAAAAAAATCAGTTTGAAATTGATGGAGGGTATGGTCTATTTAATATAAATGAGCGGATGAAGAAACTAGGTGGAAGTATGACTATTGAATCACAAAAAGAAAAAGGAACTAAAGTACATCTCATTTTCCCAGCTATTGATTAG
- a CDS encoding IS110 family transposase: protein MTYVGIDLHANNMVNVALNGNGKVIREAKLPTSRRSLEDFFGDFEGPVRAVVECTSNWYWLSDWCRANGVELTLVHAKMVKAISYAKVKTDTVDAKTLAELLRADLIPEAYQVQHDRRELRELTRGRLRLIQWRGKLQSALWGQAIKYNVQIGGTQWRYLDKLGDWLGPQLPPAANLQAQLLIEQISQVQSHIHRIEEEIEKQVPFEASAERLMAVPGLGKVGAWTILAEIGDITRFPSAKQFVSYCRLVPGSKNSGGKSRHKSGNKDGNKYLRAAFGQAAVSAYTHYKVVKKFYHKIKRRSGRPVARAVVAKELAKGVWYMLTRNEEYKGFKGQPVRAAASAHWRRISPKRGLDAGR, encoded by the coding sequence ATGACCTATGTAGGAATAGATCTTCACGCTAATAATATGGTAAATGTAGCACTTAACGGCAATGGGAAGGTGATAAGGGAGGCAAAGCTGCCGACGTCCCGGCGATCACTGGAAGATTTTTTCGGCGACTTCGAGGGGCCCGTTAGGGCAGTGGTCGAATGTACGAGCAACTGGTACTGGCTCAGTGACTGGTGTCGGGCGAACGGCGTCGAGTTGACGCTGGTTCACGCGAAAATGGTTAAAGCCATCAGTTATGCTAAGGTTAAAACCGATACCGTGGATGCGAAGACGCTGGCCGAACTGCTCCGGGCGGACCTTATCCCGGAAGCCTACCAGGTACAACACGACCGGCGGGAGCTGCGGGAGTTGACCCGCGGACGCCTGCGGCTGATCCAGTGGCGCGGAAAGCTGCAGTCTGCGTTGTGGGGTCAGGCTATCAAGTATAACGTGCAGATCGGCGGCACGCAGTGGCGCTATCTGGATAAGCTGGGCGACTGGCTGGGGCCACAGCTGCCCCCTGCTGCGAACCTGCAAGCGCAATTATTAATTGAACAAATCAGCCAGGTGCAGAGCCATATCCATCGCATCGAAGAAGAGATTGAGAAGCAGGTACCCTTTGAGGCCTCCGCCGAGCGGCTGATGGCGGTGCCGGGGTTGGGCAAGGTCGGTGCTTGGACCATCTTGGCCGAGATTGGCGACATCACCCGCTTTCCGAGTGCTAAGCAGTTTGTCAGCTACTGTCGACTAGTACCGGGTAGTAAAAACAGCGGAGGGAAGAGCAGACATAAATCAGGAAACAAGGATGGCAACAAGTACCTGCGGGCAGCTTTCGGCCAAGCGGCCGTCTCTGCCTACACTCATTATAAAGTGGTAAAGAAATTCTACCACAAGATTAAACGCCGAAGCGGCCGCCCGGTAGCCCGAGCCGTGGTCGCCAAGGAACTGGCCAAAGGCGTGTGGTATATGTTAACAAGAAACGAAGAGTATAAAGGATTTAAGGGGCAGCCCGTAAGAGCTGCAGCTTCTGCCCATTGGCGGAGGATAAGCCCGAAAAGGGGTTTGGATGCCGGCAGGTAA
- a CDS encoding integron integrase, which translates to MASQLLQRVREEIRRRNYSYRTEKAYIRWITRFVKFHKLTHPEKMGKEEVMEYLNWLANERNVAASTQNQALCAIVFLYKQVMEKKLGQFDNLTRAKESNHLPVVLSRYEARKIIGLMNGDAQLMVELLYGSGLRQSECLRLRVKDIDFEFNQLWIRNGKGNKDRTTVLPQKSKQKLKEQIEKVKVLHKKDLNNGYGSIILPKALSKKYPKLNKALGWQYLFPTNKISTDPRSGLKQRYHRSSSYLHKAIKEAVQKTDILKKVSSHTFRHSFATHLLNDGYDIRTVQELLGHKDVKTTMVYTHVIKNKGSVVQSPIDS; encoded by the coding sequence ATGGCCAGCCAATTACTTCAAAGAGTAAGAGAGGAAATTAGAAGACGAAATTACAGTTATCGTACGGAGAAAGCCTACATCCGTTGGATAACGCGATTTGTGAAATTTCATAAGTTAACACACCCTGAAAAGATGGGCAAAGAAGAGGTTATGGAGTATCTAAATTGGTTAGCTAATGAAAGGAATGTGGCTGCTTCTACACAAAATCAAGCGTTATGTGCTATTGTTTTTTTGTATAAACAGGTGATGGAAAAGAAACTGGGGCAATTTGATAATCTTACCAGGGCTAAAGAATCAAACCACCTTCCGGTAGTACTGTCACGTTATGAGGCCCGAAAAATAATTGGGTTGATGAATGGTGATGCACAACTAATGGTAGAACTCCTCTATGGAAGTGGTCTTCGGCAGTCTGAGTGCCTGAGATTACGAGTTAAAGATATAGATTTTGAATTCAATCAGCTTTGGATACGCAATGGCAAAGGAAATAAAGATCGGACTACCGTTTTACCTCAGAAAAGTAAACAAAAACTTAAAGAGCAGATTGAAAAAGTGAAGGTGCTCCATAAGAAAGATTTAAATAATGGCTATGGGAGTATAATACTGCCGAAAGCTTTATCTAAAAAATATCCCAAACTGAATAAAGCACTGGGATGGCAATATCTATTTCCAACAAATAAAATCAGTACGGATCCACGGTCGGGATTAAAACAGCGGTATCACAGGTCGTCATCTTATCTACACAAAGCAATTAAAGAAGCAGTACAAAAAACAGATATTCTTAAAAAGGTTAGCAGCCACACATTTCGGCACTCTTTTGCTACACACCTTCTAAATGATGGTTATGATATCCGAACGGTACAGGAACTGCTAGGGCACAAAGATGTTAAAACAACCATGGTTTATACCCACGTCATTAAAAATAAAGGGAGTGTGGTACAGTCACCTATTGATTCTTAG
- a CDS encoding LacI family DNA-binding transcriptional regulator gives MSSNITLKHIAEELGLSAMTVSRALNDRSNVSKKTKKRVIEKAKSMGYTPNHVAKSLVSSKTYTIGVVIPQITHSFFPEVVRGIDEVTNASNYQLFLTNANEEFSREKEAIRTLQSKRVDGLLISSSQDIKDYSFYEEIINSGTVIVFFDRCIENIGASCVSVNDRASSRQITEHLIEVHGYTKIAHLSGPPEVSVGKKRKEGYLDALRDHGIEINDNWITEGGFQEESAQQAMQELLELPENERPEAVVAVNDPSALGAINAIKASGLSVPEDIAVVGFTDDVRAPLLEVPLTTVHQPAYEVGKRAARRLLRSIDNPDEPAENIEVLTTLKIRQSCGCSS, from the coding sequence GTGAGCTCAAATATTACTTTAAAGCACATTGCAGAGGAATTGGGATTGTCGGCAATGACCGTTTCACGGGCGTTAAATGACCGCTCTAACGTCAGTAAAAAAACAAAAAAAAGGGTGATCGAGAAGGCGAAGAGTATGGGGTATACTCCGAACCATGTAGCAAAGAGCTTGGTATCCAGTAAAACATATACCATCGGGGTTGTTATTCCACAAATAACCCATTCTTTTTTTCCTGAAGTAGTAAGAGGTATTGATGAGGTTACCAATGCATCCAACTACCAGCTTTTTTTAACTAATGCCAATGAAGAGTTCAGTAGAGAAAAGGAAGCCATACGTACCCTACAGTCAAAACGAGTAGATGGCCTGTTAATTTCCTCTTCTCAAGATATTAAAGACTACTCTTTTTATGAGGAGATCATAAACTCCGGTACTGTAATCGTATTTTTTGACCGCTGTATCGAAAATATCGGGGCCAGCTGTGTAAGTGTTAACGATCGTGCCAGCTCCCGGCAGATAACAGAACATCTTATTGAGGTCCATGGGTATACCAAAATCGCACATCTTAGTGGTCCGCCCGAAGTTTCAGTAGGTAAAAAGCGTAAAGAAGGGTACCTGGATGCTCTTCGAGATCACGGTATTGAAATTAACGACAATTGGATCACAGAAGGGGGATTCCAGGAAGAATCTGCTCAACAGGCGATGCAAGAGCTCCTGGAACTGCCCGAAAATGAACGTCCCGAGGCGGTAGTGGCTGTAAACGATCCCTCTGCTCTGGGCGCAATCAATGCAATAAAAGCATCAGGATTATCAGTTCCCGAAGATATTGCTGTTGTTGGTTTTACGGATGATGTACGAGCTCCTTTGTTGGAAGTACCCTTAACTACCGTTCATCAACCGGCCTACGAAGTAGGGAAGAGGGCTGCACGTCGTCTGCTTCGCAGCATTGATAATCCTGATGAACCGGCCGAAAATATTGAAGTTCTTACGACCCTTAAAATACGGCAGTCATGCGGCTGTTCCAGCTAA
- a CDS encoding site-specific integrase, whose product MAQSSLLSKMRTEIRRRQYSYFTEQAYIKWVIQFLKYHNMQHPAELDEEDVLRFLIYLAETKQYSLAIQKQALSALLFLYDRILGSPLETLNRPQVYEW is encoded by the coding sequence ATGGCACAGTCATCTTTACTTAGTAAAATGCGCACCGAAATACGCCGCCGGCAGTACAGCTATTTTACCGAGCAGGCCTACATTAAATGGGTAATTCAATTTTTGAAATATCATAACATGCAGCATCCCGCTGAACTGGACGAAGAAGATGTACTGCGGTTCCTGATCTACTTGGCCGAAACCAAACAATATTCACTGGCAATACAAAAACAGGCACTTTCAGCATTACTGTTTTTATATGACCGTATATTAGGATCGCCGCTTGAGACGCTTAATAGACCTCAAGTATACGAATGGTAG
- a CDS encoding restriction endonuclease, translating into MTKNRDHTKQISPAALHALKEALTYIYWFKSDLRSFLSHSLQDSQLIAKLNWDDYKRNVVGNLVDFLARNEDVYQRKLLKLMTDVAKVKDFSHLARIEDGEEKIERAEDSVKALQEQIKGLEDILEEEKEIERRREEAHQKMMETTAVKEKLKELKKVYYELLSSDDPQQRGYQLETILKDLFELFDLDPKASFKIKAEQIDGAFTFENTDYLFECKWQNNPVNAQDLDSLAGKLSRKLENTLGLFLSINGFSQDAVEVHSSGRSLMILMDGSDLMAVLEGRIDLIKLLLRKRRAAAQKGNIYLQIHEILVGGT; encoded by the coding sequence ATGACCAAGAATAGAGATCATACAAAACAAATTTCACCTGCTGCTCTTCATGCTTTAAAAGAGGCGTTAACTTACATTTACTGGTTTAAGTCTGATTTAAGAAGTTTCTTATCTCACAGCCTCCAAGATTCTCAATTAATTGCTAAACTTAATTGGGATGATTATAAAAGAAATGTGGTAGGTAACCTTGTTGACTTTCTTGCTCGAAACGAAGATGTATATCAAAGAAAGCTTTTGAAGTTGATGACTGATGTAGCCAAAGTTAAAGACTTTAGTCATTTGGCACGTATCGAAGATGGTGAAGAAAAAATTGAAAGAGCTGAAGATTCAGTAAAAGCCCTCCAGGAACAAATAAAAGGTCTTGAAGATATTTTGGAGGAAGAAAAAGAAATTGAAAGAAGACGTGAAGAAGCCCATCAAAAAATGATGGAGACCACTGCTGTCAAAGAAAAGCTTAAAGAGCTTAAAAAAGTTTATTATGAATTGCTTTCTTCTGATGATCCACAGCAAAGAGGTTATCAGTTAGAAACGATCCTGAAGGATTTATTTGAGCTTTTTGATCTCGATCCCAAAGCTTCTTTTAAAATCAAAGCTGAACAGATTGATGGTGCTTTTACATTTGAAAACACTGATTATCTATTTGAATGTAAGTGGCAAAATAATCCAGTTAATGCCCAAGATTTAGATAGCTTAGCAGGTAAACTATCGCGAAAACTTGAAAACACCTTAGGACTTTTTCTCTCAATTAATGGCTTTTCACAGGATGCAGTTGAAGTCCATTCTTCTGGACGAAGCCTAATGATTTTGATGGACGGTAGTGATTTAATGGCAGTTTTAGAAGGAAGAATTGACCTAATCAAACTATTGCTAAGAAAAAGAAGAGCAGCAGCCCAAAAAGGAAATATTTATCTTCAAATTCATGAAATACTGGTCGGTGGAACCTAA
- a CDS encoding helix-hairpin-helix domain-containing protein has protein sequence MNKEEAIKELSTIPGVGKSIANDLWNINIKSILDLKDRSPEKLYDLSNQKAGVVQDRCLLYVFRCAVYVANTPQWQQEEEKLKWWNWKDEE, from the coding sequence ATGAATAAAGAAGAAGCTATCAAAGAGCTTTCAACAATTCCCGGTGTAGGAAAATCAATTGCCAATGATTTATGGAATATAAATATAAAGTCAATTTTAGATTTGAAGGATAGATCACCTGAAAAATTATATGATTTAAGTAATCAGAAGGCTGGTGTTGTACAGGACAGATGCCTTCTTTACGTATTTAGATGTGCAGTCTATGTTGCGAATACTCCCCAATGGCAACAAGAAGAGGAAAAGTTAAAGTGGTGGAATTGGAAAGATGAGGAATAA
- a CDS encoding restriction endonuclease translates to MGHYSNLHIGDEELSWKYYLPPHVSFLFGKDDYFEDSEVIDEEEELLYFGYKTTCEQALNKLDQWGFDWELIETFYKSIYEELREDYLFSLKYDLEDHRENGDVEKKISDHLEKFPRLSRSEELQDYINFILPLLKASKHGEESTVQSKDGNSYSIQPSSTNSGSIYVQHDLHQFLFGRTLKYPPWIFIISNLFEYDIERDYQEIISIIYFRFLLESHPKEEPVILDLADLYEEPEEIKNFQEKSANHLIKKVNIFNKFFESIINEEENLKKLVLKNKITEELDRIDNIPSGSNYLKGKALEDITDIIFSNISGLDVIDKKYSNGDEEIDLLVKNDLNKPFWNAFSSPLIFIECKNWKEKVGTAELRDFEGKLRNHSKLVKIGIFVGFNGFSREVVTELKRSSKEDYHIALITRQDLESFASSKDSILKWLEELMVKVY, encoded by the coding sequence ATGGGTCATTATTCAAACCTACATATAGGAGATGAAGAACTATCCTGGAAATATTATCTCCCACCGCATGTTTCATTTTTGTTTGGCAAAGACGATTATTTTGAAGATTCGGAAGTGATAGATGAGGAAGAAGAGTTACTATACTTTGGATATAAAACTACATGTGAGCAAGCTTTAAATAAGTTAGATCAATGGGGCTTTGATTGGGAATTAATTGAAACCTTCTACAAAAGTATTTATGAAGAACTAAGGGAAGACTATTTGTTTTCATTGAAATATGATTTAGAAGATCACCGCGAAAATGGAGATGTTGAGAAAAAAATTTCAGATCACTTAGAAAAATTCCCAAGATTATCACGTTCGGAGGAACTTCAGGATTACATTAATTTTATACTTCCTTTATTGAAGGCTTCAAAACATGGAGAAGAATCTACGGTTCAAAGTAAAGACGGGAACAGTTATTCAATCCAACCAAGCAGTACAAATAGTGGTTCTATTTATGTCCAACATGATCTTCATCAATTTCTTTTTGGTAGAACTTTAAAATACCCTCCTTGGATTTTCATAATTTCAAACTTGTTTGAATATGATATAGAAAGGGATTACCAAGAAATTATATCAATAATATATTTTCGATTTCTTCTTGAATCTCATCCAAAGGAAGAGCCAGTCATTTTAGACCTTGCTGATTTATATGAAGAACCAGAAGAGATAAAGAATTTCCAAGAAAAATCAGCAAATCACTTGATAAAAAAGGTCAATATCTTCAATAAGTTTTTTGAGTCGATAATTAATGAAGAAGAAAATCTAAAAAAGTTAGTTTTAAAGAATAAGATCACTGAAGAACTGGATAGAATTGACAACATTCCTTCAGGTTCAAATTATTTAAAAGGTAAAGCATTAGAAGATATAACTGACATAATTTTCTCGAATATTTCGGGCCTAGATGTAATTGATAAAAAATATTCGAATGGTGATGAAGAAATAGATTTATTAGTGAAAAATGACCTTAACAAACCCTTCTGGAATGCATTTTCTAGTCCCTTAATTTTTATAGAATGTAAAAACTGGAAGGAAAAAGTTGGTACAGCGGAATTAAGAGATTTTGAAGGTAAATTACGAAATCATTCAAAACTGGTTAAAATTGGGATTTTTGTTGGTTTCAATGGCTTTTCAAGGGAAGTGGTAACTGAATTAAAACGGTCTTCAAAAGAAGACTACCATATCGCATTAATAACTCGTCAAGATTTAGAGAGTTTTGCATCATCAAAGGATTCTATTTTGAAATGGTTAGAAGAATTAATGGTCAAAGTTTATTAG